The genomic region GAGCGTCAACCTTGAAGTCGATGTCTGCCCCGTTGTTGGTGGAGGGCCAGATTTTGAATTCATAGGCAGTGTTGGCGGTCAATCCAGTGAAGGTGTAAGTGTTGGCACCTACAACATGAGTCACATTGACCGCGGCGTTGCCGTCTGACCAGTCGGTGTCATCGGCAACCGGATTTCCGTCCGCGACCGTGGCATAGGAACCAGTACCTGTGATCGCCTGGATCAGGTATCCCGCGGGCAATTGCGTGCCGGTGGAGCCGGTCCAGTTCAACTGGATGGATGTTAAAGCCAAGTTTCCCGCGGCAAAACCCGTCACGTGGCTGCTTGGCTCGGGGGCTATGTTAACCTCAGGCCCCGTAAATTCATCAATGTAGAGGTAGTATGCGTAGTTTGATTTGTAATGTATGGCAACATGTTTTGTGCCGACAGGCAGGTCGGTCTTGATATATTGTTGCCAAGTGGTCGATGCGTCTGTTATATCTGCTGACCAGGTGAAGTCAGCAACTTCTGTACCGGTCGAAGACCATCCAACTCTGAAGACCTCTGAACCATAGGTATATTTTCTGTACCAGAAGCTGACTGTTTGGTCACCTGATGTGACATTGAGCTCTGGAGTTATCAGGTACTGGTCGTAAGGGGTTCCGGAGCTAAACGAAGAGAAACGGAAAGACCGAGCACCTGCATAATATTGATCCGTGTTATGCGTCATGGTATTGCCGGACGGGTATGACTGATTGGCGTATCTTATGGTCCAACCGGCAGCGGGGCACGCGGGACTTTCAAATCCTTCGGTTAACGGAGCTGCAAACAAACCGCCGAACACAAAGGCAGCGATTAGCAGAATTAGTAATTTCTTCATATCATCTCTCCTTAAAGATAGATAGATTTCTGAAGTTAGTGTGAAGAATTTTTTGGTTAGCTAGGGACCGGAATCAGCCCGGACAGTGAAGCTCCCGGCCGGTTCGCGGCCCCTGATTTGGTTTTGAAGTTGGGAATGTAAGCTGTTTTCCCTCTTTCCGGCCCGGGGAAGCGTGCCTGGTGTAATGTGCGAAGTTACCTCTTGACTTGCTTCCGGAGGTGGAGTGATGGGAAAAACACGTTGGGAAATGAGATTGAACGAAATTCTTGTAATTTACGGGGGATTTGGATGCTTCTCGGCTGTTTCGAACCCGCAGACCGGGCGAAAAAAACGGCGTTGGGTCTGAAAAATCAATTCTCATCCAATCTCCATTTTGGCCGGATCCTGAAAACGCGGGATGCCTACCGCTACTAATTCTCTTCGACTACAGTGAAAATGGCAAACCAACTGATATCAGGGTTATTTCGGCATAAGCTTATTTACCTGAAAACCAGTTTCCGATATGCTGCTAATGGTGTCAAGTGTTATTTTGGAAAATATGTTTCAGCAGCGCGAAAAATGAAAAGCGCAAATATTTTTGTGTTTTTGTGTTTCCGCCCTTTGGCGAATTTAGTGGTGCCGCTTTTGGATTTTCCGAATAAGGTAAGAGCGCTTGTGGAAATAAGTTCTGCCTAACGCGATAAACATCGCCCGAATGGCTGCAATATTTGCGTAAGCCGTAGTGCATTATTTCTGAACCTGTCAGTCCCGCTTATCTTCTGAATGCCTATTGCCTTTGCCAGAGAGGGCGTTAAGCCTGCTGCTTGTTCGCCTGTGGAAAAAAATCCATAATGCGCAAAAACATAACCAGAGGGAGGGGAAATGGATGTCACTGGAGTGCAATATAATCCTTGACACCATCCCCGCTTGAAAAATTGTGGCTTTCTGTATAAATATTTGTAAAGGAGAATCGATGAAAACCCTCACTCCGAAGCCCGATGACATCCAGCGCGCCTGGTATGTTGTCGATGCCACGGATCTGCCTTTGGGACGTCTTTCCACGCGGGTGGCCTCCATCCTCTGCGGCAAGAACAAACCCTATTACGTGCGCAATATCGACACCGGCGATTACGTGATCGTGATCAACGCCGACAAGGTGCGCGTGACCGGTTTGAAAAGCCTGCAGAAGATCTACAAGACCTACAGCGGCTACCCCAGCGGACTCAAGGAGATCCCGTTTCAACGAATGCTTGAAAAGCATCCCACCCAGATCATCGAGCACGCCGTGCGCGGCATGATGCCCAAAACCGTTCTGGGAGATGCCATGTTCAAGAAACTGAAAGTCTATGCCGGAACCGAGCATCCCCACGCGGCTCAGAAACCGGTGGAACTCAACCTCAAGGAGAAATGAGTATGCAAACTTATGATGCAGTTGGCAGAAGGAAAAACGCCGTGGCCCGTGTCCGGATCGCACCCGGAACAGGCAAACGCATCATCAACAAGGTGCAGATGAAGAAATACCTGCAGCGCGAAACGCTGGAAATGGTTGTGGAACAGCCCCTTCAGGAGCTTGGCGTGAGCGACAGTTTCGACGTTTACGTCAACGTCACCGGCGGTGGCCTCAGCGGCCAGGCCGGCGCCATTCGCCACGGTATTTCCCGCGCCCTCGTCGAGTATGATGAAAAATACCGTCCTGCCCTCAAAGCCCGCGGCTTTCTAACTCGCGACCCCCGGATGGTGGAGCGCAAGAAGAGCGGAAGGCCGAAAGCCAGAAAGAGATTCCAGTTCTCCAAACGTTAAACCGGGTTTTGGGGAGGCCAGCCCTCCCCCGCCGGGACAGATGAACTGCCAGATCCATCCACCCAAAAAACCGCGCCGGGAGTTGCAAGGCGGTGGGGAGTTCGCTCCTCTGAATTGCTTAGATCCCTGCCCGGAAAAGCAACCGTAAGATATGCAAGGAGTATCAATGTCCGTAGTTACAATGAAACAACTACTGGAAGCAGGAGTCCACTTCGGCCATCAGACCTTCAAGTGGAACCCGAAAATGAAGAAGTACATCTTCATCAAGCGCAACGGCATCCACATCATCGACCTCAAACAGACCGTTGACGCCATCAATGAGGCTTATCAATTTTTGAAGGAAGTTGCCAACCGCCAGGAGTACATCCTCTTCGTGGGCACCAAGAAACAAGCCCAGGCGGCCATCAAGGACGCCGCCGAGAAAAGCGGTGTCTTCTATGTTAACCAGCGCTGGTACGGCGGCATGCTCACAAACATGGCCACCATCCGCAAAAGCATCGAAAAGATGAGATATTACGAAGATATCGTGGCCGACGGCACCATCAACAACTACACCAAGCTCGAGCAGCAAAAGATGAAACGCATGCACGACAAGATCGAATTCTCGCTGGGCGGGATCCGTGAAATGGACGCCCTTCCCGGGGCCATATTCATCGTTGACACCGGCCACGAAGAGATCGCCGTGCATGAAGCCCGCATCCTGGGTGTGCCGATCATCGCCATGGTGGACACCAACTGTGACCCCGACCTGATCGATTATGTGATTCCCTCAAACGACGACGCCACCAGAGCCATCCAGCTGATTTCTGACATAATGGCCAACGCCGTGCTTGAAGGTAAAAACATCGCCGCTGAAGGCGCCGACACCCAAGAAGAACCGGCTGAATTCACCCCTGAGATGGCGGAAACCACCGCCGAGCCAGTTCAGTCTGAAAAACCCGCTGAGCAGCCTGAGGAAATGGCAGCAGCCGCGGAAGAAGAGAAATAAACCGGATTTTACGAGCGGGGAGGGTTCCCGCCCTCCCCTGCCCCCAACAAGCATCAAGGAGTTTTCAAATGATAGAAGTCACAGCCAAAATGGTAAAAGAACTGCGCGACAGAACCGGCGTGGGCATGATGGAATGCCGCAAAGCCCTGCTTGAGACCAACGGTGATGTGGATGCCGCCATCAAATACCTGCGCGAGCGCGGCATCTCCAAAGCCGAGGGCAAGGCCCTGCGCGAAACCAAGGAAGGGATCATCTTTTCCTACATCCACTTCAACAACAGGCTGGGCGTGATGCTCGAGCTGAACTGCGAAAGCGATTTCGTGGCCCGCACCGATGAATTCAAGAAGCTGGCAGAAGAGATCGCCCTGCAGATCGCGGCCACCAATCCCCTGGCCGTATCCGCCGATCAGATCGACCCCGCCATAATCGAAAGAGAGCGCGAAATCGCCCACAACAAAGCCGTCAATGAAGGCAAGAAGCCCGAAATCATAGACAAGATCGTGGAAGGCAGCATCAAAAAATATCGCTCCGAGCATTCCCTGCTGGAACAGGAACTGGTGAGTGAATCTGGCCGCACCGTGAAAGACATGCTCACCGAGGCCATCGCCCGCACCGGTGAAAACATCCAGATCGCCCGTTTCACGCGCTTCGCGCTGGGTGGAGAATAAGCCGACGCGCTTAAAAAAGGTGTTGCTGCCATGACCTATAAACCGGAAAAGATCCACCGCCTGCTGCTCAAGATCAGCGGTGAGGTGCTAGCCGGTCCCAAGGGATTTGGCTATGATGACGCCGTCATAGATGCCCTCACCGACGAGATCATCGAAGCCCGGCGCCTCGGCTACAGCCTCGCCATCGTTTTGGGCGGGGGAAACATCTTTCGCGGCGGAACCTGGAAAAACCAGAGCCTCAACCGCGTTACCCTCGACCACATCGGCATGCTCGCCACCGTGCAGAATTCCCTCTATCTGGCTGAAATCCTGAACCGCAAGAACTATTCCGCCCAGGTATTCACCAGCTTCAGCATTGATAGCGTGGCCATGCATTACACGCCCCGGCGGGCCTTTCAGGCAATGGAAGCCGGCAGTATCTGCCTGCTCAGCGGCGGAACGGGAAATCCGTTTTTCACCACCGACACCGCCGCGGTGCTGCGTGCCTGTGAGCTAAAGCTGGATATGGTTTTCAAGGGCACCAAGGTCGATGGCCTCTACAGCGCCGATCCCAAGGTTGACCCCACGGCCGTATTCATATCCGATGCCACCTATGACCAATGCCTGGAACAAAAACTGGGCGTGATGGACATGACCGCCTTCTCGCTTGCCCAAGCTAACGAACTGCCGATCAAGATCTTCAACATCGGCAAACAGGGCGGGCTCTGCCAGGCAATATCCAGCCCCGACCACGGAACCTTCATCCATCCCTGACAGGCCAAGGCCGAAAGAGGTAAAAATGGAACAACTCATCTCTCAATCCCAAGACAAAATGAACAAGTCTTTCGATGCTTTGCTGCATCAGTTCTCCAGAGTTCGCACAGGACGCGCCAGCGCTTCCATCCTCGACGATGTGCGCATCAATTATTACGGCAGCCCCACCCCGGTGAAACAGCTCTGCAACATCTCGATCCCTGAACCCCGCACCATTGTGGTGCAGCCCTGGGACAAGACCACCCTCGCCGACATCGAAAAGGCCATCCTCGCCGCCAATCTGGGCATCACCCCGGAAAATGACGGCAACGTGATCCGCCTGCCTTTCCAGCCACTTACCGAGGAGAAACGGCGCGACATCGTTAAAAACCTCAAAAAACTCGCCGAGGACGCCCGAGTTGCCATCCGCAACATTCGCCGCGAAGCCAACGACCAGGCCAAAAAGATGGAAAAGGACAGCGAAATCAGTGAGGACGAGCAGAAAAAGCTCCTCAAGGATATCCAGGACCTCACCGACGAATGGGTGAAAAAGATCGACGAAGTGGAGAAAGGCAAGGAAAAAGAGATCATGGAAGTCTGATAAGAACCTTGATCACATAAAGATATGCGTCCGGTAGCCAGGCTGCCGGACTTTTTTTGTTACGTGGGGCCTATGCACCCTCGCACACTGGATTCCGGGTCAAGCCCGGAATGACGTGGGTTTGGGGGCGGGTAGTATGTTGTTAAAGGTAACAACAAGGTGGAGAGCCACTTGTGGGCGGCTAAAATCAACCCCCGCGATTGTGTCGCCCTCCGGACTTACACGGTTTGAAAGAGAGCCATAACTAATTGCCCTGGCGGCGCACTTGGGCCGTGGATTCCCTCAAATAGAAAGGTTCGAGGCTGGCAAGCTGCTGGAAATCGTAGTTTTCCTCCCGGGGAAAGATGGCGGCCAGGGTGAACAGCCCGGAGGCGTCGAGGGGCGCTTCCGGCACTGGAACGAAGGGGATGCCCCGCTCTTCAAGAGAGGGTTTGAGTAGTTTGCTGCCGCTGCCGGTGAGGTAAGCCCCGGACAGATCCCAGTTCAGAAGTTCCTCCGGAGCCAGCACAGCGGGACCCTCCAAAACGTTCAGCTCCTCATCGTAAAGCGCGGCATAGACTTCTCGCATTTTCGCGTCCAGCACGGCCAGGACTTTCCGGCCGCAGCGGTAGCGGCACAGGGCTGCCAATTGCAGGGTGGAAAAGGTGTGCAGGGGAATCTTGAGTCCGAAGGCGATGCCTTTGGCTGTGGCCAGCCCGATGCGCAATCCGGTGAAAGAGCCGGGCCCGTTGGCCAGATACACCGCGCTGATGTCGGCGGGCTGGAATCCGCAGAATTTAAGGGCCGCGTCCACCTGCGGCATCAGGGTTTCGCTGTGGGTGATGCTGATGTCGAAACAGGCGGAGTAAAGCACCCGCCCGAAGTCCCAAAGCGCGATGGAACCGGAGTTCTGAGAGGTATCGAGGGCGAGTTTCAATTTCCGGAGCTGATCCAATCGTCGTAAAGGCGTTCGAACAGCAGTTTGTGTTTGGCTTCGTCGGAAGCGAGTTTGCGGAAGAGTGTGGAGATTTCGCTGTCGGGGAATCTAAGGCTCATTTCGGAATAGAGCTTGAAGGAATTCTCTTCGCGCTTCATGGCCTTGATGAGGATGTTCTGATAGCTGAGATCGAGGTTTTCGACGTCGGTGCTGAGATATTCGGAGATCCTGAGGTTCTGCACCCGGGGGATTTCGTCGGCTGAAACCCCTCTACGGCGGATGTTCTCGATCACCTCAATGTGTCCCATCTCCATGGCTTCCAGTTCCTTAAGCATCTCCCGCTGGTCCTGGAACTTGGCTTCCTGCTGCAGGTCGCGGTAGAATTGGACTGCCTCCCGCTCGCGGGCGACGGCGAAATCCAGTATTTCGTTGAATTCCTGTGTGGTCATGGTTTCCTCTGAATCGGTTCTGGTTTTATAAAAAGGAAAGCCCGCCGGGGGGGCAGGCTTTCCGCAACGTTTATGATTATTCGTCGACAGGTTCGAAGAAATCTTTGCCGACGCCGCACAAGGGACAAACCCAATCTTCGGGAAGTTCCTCGAAGGGGATATTGTCGTTTTCCGCGGGGTCATAGACCCACTGGCAGGCAGTGCAATAGAATTTTTGCATCTTATTTTCTCCTTAATAGGTTTCGCAGTGGATTTCGAAATAGGCCTTGGGATGCAGGCAGCAGGGACAGATTTCCGGAGCTTCGGCGCCTTCGTGGATGTAGCCGCAGTTGAGACATTTCCAGAAAAAGCTGCCGTCCTTTTTGAAGACCTTCATGTCCTTGACGTTTTCATAGAGCTTGCGAAAACGCTTTTCATGCTCCTTTTCCACTTTGGCCACCAGGCGCCAGGTGAGGGCGATTTCCTTGTAGCCTTCATCTTCGGCGATTTCCGCGAACATGGGATAGAGCTCTGCCCATTCCTCTTTTTCGCCCTCGGCGGCATATTCCAGGTTTTTGAGGGTGTTGTCTGCCGACCAGGCGACCGGGAAGGAGGCCATGATGCTTATCGGTTCGCCTTCCAGCCCTTGTTTCTGCAAGTGTTTGAAGAACAGCTTGGCGTGTTCCTTTTCGTTTTCGGCGGTTTCGGTGAAGATATTGGCGATCTGCTCAAAACCTTCTTTCTTGGCTGTTTTGGCCGCATAGATATAGCGCATGCGGGCCTGGCTCTCTCCGGCAAACGACTTCATCAGGTTGCCGGCTGTCTGGGTATCTTTGAATGACATTGCTTTATTTCCTCTCTTTTGGGTTGTTTCAGGCTTTCCAGAGACCGTGCAGGTTGCAGTATTCACGCACGCAGACCACTTTGTCTGCACTCACGCGGAAAATTGCCTCAGGGGCGTCTCCGGGCTTGAGTTCGTGGCGGTGGACCTTGTTCTTGGTGCAGACCTCGATCATGGAGATGTAGTGCTTTTCCTCCATCGGATGGGGTGTGGAACCCACAACGACCTTGACCTTGTCGCCCATTTCAGTGAGCACGGGAACGTGTTTCTCCAGCGCGGCATCCACGGTGTTTCCTTCCAAAAGCTTCATCGGTTCACCGCAGCAAACCAGCGCTCCGGCACCGGTGAAAAGGACTTCCACCAGGTTGCCGCAGATCGGGCAGTGGTATATTTGACGCAGTTCTGTCATGTTTAACTCCTTACATTGATGATGAAATTCAAGAGTCCGGAAGGCGGCATCTTTTGTCAATAGAAATCTGAGCCTCCGCGCGGGAAATATTTTGCTTGCCAAAAAAGCGATTATTCTATTAGTGGAAACACAAGGTTTGTTGCATGAGGAACAAGATATCCATGAAAAGATCGCTGCCGCTACTGGTATTGACCGCGCTGCTCCTGCTTCTGTCCGGATGCGTGGAATACGATGAAGAGCTTTGGCTGAACTCCAACGGCTCGGGCCGGGCCAGGATGCGCCTGGTCCATCAGTCCTATTATGCCAACACCCAGGAGATCATGAACAAGCTCGACAAACCGGGGATTCACCTGGAAAACATCACGAGAAAGCAGAGCGGGCCGAAAATGATCTATGAGGTGGAGCTAAAGTTCGACAGCATAGAGGCTTTCAACAGCGTGAACGACCAGCTTTGGTCAGCGGATTTCTGGGGCAACATCACCATCGCGAAAAACGCCAAGGGCAACATTGAATTCAAGCGCCTGATCTCCCTGGGCAGCCAGAACGCCGCTCCGGAAGGGACCGGATTTCCCAGCGAGCCTGGGGAATACGATGCCGCCGGTGAAGACAGCTCCATGTTCGACTCAGACGACAACCTTGTCTATGATGAAGACTACATCAACAGCCTACCGGACGACAACGACATCCTCCAGGGCATCTATATGCAGCAGCAAACCGAGCACCCGATGTGGACCTACAAACTCCACCTCCCCTGGAAAATCATCCACGCGGGCGACAACTCCCAGAGCATAGACCACGCCAACAGAGTGGTAACCTGGAAGTTCGACACGCTGAACATGTGGAACAAAAAAGAGCTGATGACGGTGGAGATGAAAAAGGGCCTGAACTGGATGCTTTATGCGCTGATCGGCCTCGTGGGCACCCTGGTGCTGGTTTTCG from Candidatus Cloacimonadota bacterium harbors:
- the rplM gene encoding 50S ribosomal protein L13, with product MKTLTPKPDDIQRAWYVVDATDLPLGRLSTRVASILCGKNKPYYVRNIDTGDYVIVINADKVRVTGLKSLQKIYKTYSGYPSGLKEIPFQRMLEKHPTQIIEHAVRGMMPKTVLGDAMFKKLKVYAGTEHPHAAQKPVELNLKEK
- the rpsI gene encoding 30S ribosomal protein S9, with protein sequence MSMQTYDAVGRRKNAVARVRIAPGTGKRIINKVQMKKYLQRETLEMVVEQPLQELGVSDSFDVYVNVTGGGLSGQAGAIRHGISRALVEYDEKYRPALKARGFLTRDPRMVERKKSGRPKARKRFQFSKR
- the rpsB gene encoding 30S ribosomal protein S2, coding for MSVVTMKQLLEAGVHFGHQTFKWNPKMKKYIFIKRNGIHIIDLKQTVDAINEAYQFLKEVANRQEYILFVGTKKQAQAAIKDAAEKSGVFYVNQRWYGGMLTNMATIRKSIEKMRYYEDIVADGTINNYTKLEQQKMKRMHDKIEFSLGGIREMDALPGAIFIVDTGHEEIAVHEARILGVPIIAMVDTNCDPDLIDYVIPSNDDATRAIQLISDIMANAVLEGKNIAAEGADTQEEPAEFTPEMAETTAEPVQSEKPAEQPEEMAAAAEEEK
- the tsf gene encoding translation elongation factor Ts, which produces MIEVTAKMVKELRDRTGVGMMECRKALLETNGDVDAAIKYLRERGISKAEGKALRETKEGIIFSYIHFNNRLGVMLELNCESDFVARTDEFKKLAEEIALQIAATNPLAVSADQIDPAIIEREREIAHNKAVNEGKKPEIIDKIVEGSIKKYRSEHSLLEQELVSESGRTVKDMLTEAIARTGENIQIARFTRFALGGE
- the pyrH gene encoding UMP kinase, coding for MTYKPEKIHRLLLKISGEVLAGPKGFGYDDAVIDALTDEIIEARRLGYSLAIVLGGGNIFRGGTWKNQSLNRVTLDHIGMLATVQNSLYLAEILNRKNYSAQVFTSFSIDSVAMHYTPRRAFQAMEAGSICLLSGGTGNPFFTTDTAAVLRACELKLDMVFKGTKVDGLYSADPKVDPTAVFISDATYDQCLEQKLGVMDMTAFSLAQANELPIKIFNIGKQGGLCQAISSPDHGTFIHP
- the frr gene encoding ribosome recycling factor, with protein sequence MEQLISQSQDKMNKSFDALLHQFSRVRTGRASASILDDVRINYYGSPTPVKQLCNISIPEPRTIVVQPWDKTTLADIEKAILAANLGITPENDGNVIRLPFQPLTEEKRRDIVKNLKKLAEDARVAIRNIRREANDQAKKMEKDSEISEDEQKKLLKDIQDLTDEWVKKIDEVEKGKEKEIMEV
- the tsaB gene encoding tRNA (adenosine(37)-N6)-threonylcarbamoyltransferase complex dimerization subunit type 1 TsaB — translated: MDQLRKLKLALDTSQNSGSIALWDFGRVLYSACFDISITHSETLMPQVDAALKFCGFQPADISAVYLANGPGSFTGLRIGLATAKGIAFGLKIPLHTFSTLQLAALCRYRCGRKVLAVLDAKMREVYAALYDEELNVLEGPAVLAPEELLNWDLSGAYLTGSGSKLLKPSLEERGIPFVPVPEAPLDASGLFTLAAIFPREENYDFQQLASLEPFYLRESTAQVRRQGN
- a CDS encoding ferritin family protein translates to MTTQEFNEILDFAVAREREAVQFYRDLQQEAKFQDQREMLKELEAMEMGHIEVIENIRRRGVSADEIPRVQNLRISEYLSTDVENLDLSYQNILIKAMKREENSFKLYSEMSLRFPDSEISTLFRKLASDEAKHKLLFERLYDDWISSGN
- a CDS encoding rubredoxin, producing MQKFYCTACQWVYDPAENDNIPFEELPEDWVCPLCGVGKDFFEPVDE
- a CDS encoding rubrerythrin family protein, which produces MSFKDTQTAGNLMKSFAGESQARMRYIYAAKTAKKEGFEQIANIFTETAENEKEHAKLFFKHLQKQGLEGEPISIMASFPVAWSADNTLKNLEYAAEGEKEEWAELYPMFAEIAEDEGYKEIALTWRLVAKVEKEHEKRFRKLYENVKDMKVFKKDGSFFWKCLNCGYIHEGAEAPEICPCCLHPKAYFEIHCETY
- a CDS encoding desulfoferrodoxin, which gives rise to MTELRQIYHCPICGNLVEVLFTGAGALVCCGEPMKLLEGNTVDAALEKHVPVLTEMGDKVKVVVGSTPHPMEEKHYISMIEVCTKNKVHRHELKPGDAPEAIFRVSADKVVCVREYCNLHGLWKA